A region from the Myxococcus stipitatus genome encodes:
- a CDS encoding TetR/AcrR family transcriptional regulator — protein MGISERKERQRAELREQILRVAREMVVKEGFGALSMRKLADAVEYAPATLYLHFENRDAIARELCVRGFGEFLAALEPGARVKDPLERLMAMAAAYVRFGLEHPETYRLIFLEDARLSTELFRDAPDGAGPRSFALLAGVFEDLKAAGRLAEDASPTRLAEVTWAGLHGIVSLKLTCAAFQETTADALQASLVETLVYGLPGLKGGKPARARR, from the coding sequence ATGGGGATTTCGGAACGCAAGGAGCGGCAGCGGGCGGAGCTGCGGGAGCAGATCCTGCGGGTGGCGAGGGAGATGGTGGTGAAGGAGGGCTTCGGCGCCCTGTCGATGAGGAAGCTGGCGGACGCGGTGGAGTACGCGCCGGCGACGCTGTACCTGCACTTCGAGAACCGGGACGCGATTGCGCGGGAGCTGTGCGTGCGGGGCTTCGGCGAGTTCCTGGCGGCGCTGGAGCCCGGGGCTCGGGTGAAGGACCCGCTGGAGCGGCTGATGGCGATGGCCGCAGCCTATGTGCGGTTCGGGCTGGAGCACCCGGAAACGTACCGACTGATCTTCCTGGAGGACGCCAGGCTGTCGACCGAGCTCTTCCGTGACGCGCCGGACGGCGCGGGGCCGCGCTCGTTCGCGCTGCTCGCGGGGGTGTTCGAGGATTTGAAGGCCGCGGGACGGCTGGCGGAGGACGCGAGTCCCACGCGGCTCGCGGAGGTGACGTGGGCGGGGCTGCACGGCATCGTGAGCCTGAAACTCACGTGCGCCGCGTTCCAGGAGACCACGGCGGATGCGCTCCAGGCGTCGCTGGTGGAGACGCTCGTGTATGGATTGCCGGGGTTGAAGGGTGGGAAGCCCGCGCGGGCCAGGCGTTGA
- a CDS encoding AIPR family protein, whose amino-acid sequence MAKAADDTAKIGTNNDDLTLEIRESVTELARRAGITPERAFAAWYAINMLDVDEDDALEAAALDGGEDQGVDLLYTDQVNERIIILQAHYPKNAKSATPKSKWDSLATAIPNIDKPEFFRIAGRPELATAAEEAQEHIESFEVLIGTVSLAIKSDQISRSLQALESSGRFDPYRFFYDHQGIVLERFRSAKAGSRSVPEDTLQFEDGKYFETEGEYGHAWVGSVAASELARLYKSHGDHLFSRNVRLFLGTRKGGINEQIVETAKNVPGKFWALNNGITIVADTAKQIKKDGDFKITRFSIVNGCQTTVSLFKAGAPKDAKVLTRLVAANQGVIGDIVRFNNTQNAVKIWTVRAADKIQENLRNIFSKINIDYAPKPETRRSRPKGDEVIALDRIAQFLASRQSTTLIAAVREKSELFDRYYPDIFPHAITSEDVYLAWTLGLQADEARQERLADLTKQGDADKVLTALLGVAGTYWTIHAAFKLIQDLHTPAPRLSLNAMTTEQFKNATKKYVLRGLDEYINISIDTFDTTEYRSVRSALRSPKFLQKFDQKLANKSAGLKGQKKALPSLEAVAQSAPKKASG is encoded by the coding sequence ATGGCGAAGGCAGCTGACGACACAGCAAAAATCGGCACCAATAACGATGACCTCACCTTGGAAATTCGCGAATCAGTCACCGAGCTAGCACGAAGAGCAGGCATCACTCCAGAGCGAGCATTCGCAGCATGGTATGCCATAAACATGCTCGACGTCGACGAAGATGATGCACTAGAGGCAGCTGCTCTCGATGGAGGAGAAGATCAAGGCGTCGACCTCCTTTACACTGATCAGGTCAATGAACGAATCATTATCCTTCAAGCACACTACCCCAAAAACGCCAAGAGCGCGACCCCCAAAAGCAAGTGGGACAGCCTAGCCACCGCCATCCCAAACATAGATAAACCTGAATTTTTCAGGATCGCGGGCCGCCCCGAGCTTGCAACCGCAGCCGAGGAGGCACAAGAGCACATCGAATCATTCGAAGTGCTCATAGGCACAGTGAGCCTCGCAATCAAATCGGACCAGATCTCGCGGTCACTTCAAGCACTAGAATCAAGCGGTCGCTTTGACCCATATCGCTTCTTCTACGACCACCAAGGGATCGTCCTTGAGCGATTTCGCAGTGCAAAGGCTGGCTCCAGAAGCGTTCCTGAAGACACACTCCAATTCGAAGACGGGAAGTACTTCGAAACGGAAGGCGAATACGGACACGCATGGGTCGGAAGTGTAGCCGCGTCGGAACTGGCTCGACTCTATAAATCACATGGAGACCACCTCTTTTCGCGCAATGTCCGCCTGTTTCTCGGGACACGAAAAGGCGGCATCAACGAGCAAATCGTAGAAACCGCAAAGAATGTCCCCGGCAAGTTCTGGGCGCTCAACAACGGAATCACAATTGTCGCAGACACCGCCAAGCAGATCAAGAAAGATGGCGACTTCAAAATAACTCGCTTCAGCATTGTCAACGGATGCCAAACAACCGTCTCACTCTTCAAAGCCGGTGCCCCTAAAGACGCAAAAGTACTCACTCGACTGGTTGCCGCCAACCAAGGCGTAATCGGCGACATCGTAAGGTTCAACAACACTCAAAATGCAGTCAAAATTTGGACCGTACGCGCCGCTGACAAAATCCAAGAAAACCTTCGAAACATATTCTCCAAAATAAACATTGACTACGCCCCCAAACCCGAGACTCGACGTTCACGCCCCAAAGGCGACGAGGTAATTGCACTTGACCGAATTGCACAGTTCTTGGCTTCCCGACAGAGCACCACTCTGATTGCGGCTGTCAGAGAAAAGTCGGAACTCTTTGATCGATACTACCCCGATATTTTCCCCCACGCCATCACGTCGGAGGACGTCTATCTAGCATGGACACTCGGATTGCAGGCCGACGAAGCACGCCAAGAGCGACTTGCCGATCTGACCAAACAAGGCGACGCTGACAAAGTTCTTACCGCCCTACTCGGCGTCGCGGGGACTTATTGGACTATTCACGCCGCATTCAAGCTAATCCAGGACCTCCACACGCCTGCTCCTCGGCTATCCTTGAATGCAATGACGACAGAGCAATTCAAAAACGCGACCAAGAAGTACGTCTTGCGCGGCTTGGATGAATACATCAACATTTCAATCGACACCTTCGACACTACTGAGTACCGCAGTGTTCGCTCAGCACTCAGGTCGCCAAAATTCCTTCAAAAATTCGACCAGAAGCTCGCCAACAAGTCGGCAGGCCTAAAGGGGCAAAAGAAAGCTCTGCCATCTCTTGAGGCGGTCGCACAATCAGCTCCCAAAAAGGCATCGGGCTGA
- a CDS encoding NAD-dependent epimerase/dehydratase family protein, with amino-acid sequence MAGKVALFGASGVIGQSVAQALRSQGRPYRVVGRSRRSLEAEFGADPLAEVATWNPDDPASVRAAARGVDTLIYMVGVNYWQFHLHPELMRKTLDGAIAEGVQRVLLIGTVYPYGLPQAPSVKEDHPREPHTFKGRMRKAQEDLLLAEDAAGRIHGTILRLPDFYGPGVERSFLHRAFLAALDGKRASLIGPIDPPHEFVYVPDVGPVVTALMDEPRAYGRAWNLAGAGVTSQRALVDEIFRQAGHPPKVMTMGKGMVRLAGLFDPFMRELVEMLYLLKTPVLMDDSDLRGLLGHVHKTPYAEGIRQTLAALREQRAANLSPAPAATGRPHPAP; translated from the coding sequence ATGGCAGGCAAGGTGGCATTGTTCGGAGCGTCGGGCGTCATCGGGCAGAGCGTCGCGCAGGCCCTGCGCTCCCAGGGGCGGCCGTACCGGGTGGTGGGGCGCTCGCGGCGCTCACTCGAGGCGGAGTTCGGCGCGGACCCGCTGGCGGAGGTGGCCACCTGGAACCCGGATGACCCGGCCTCGGTGCGAGCGGCGGCGCGGGGCGTGGATACGCTCATCTACATGGTGGGCGTGAACTACTGGCAGTTCCACCTCCACCCGGAGCTGATGCGCAAGACGCTGGACGGCGCCATCGCCGAGGGCGTCCAGCGCGTGCTGCTCATCGGCACGGTGTACCCGTACGGCCTGCCCCAGGCCCCCTCCGTGAAGGAGGACCACCCCCGCGAGCCCCACACCTTCAAGGGGCGCATGCGCAAGGCGCAGGAGGACCTGCTGCTCGCCGAGGACGCCGCCGGCCGCATCCACGGCACCATCCTCCGCCTGCCCGACTTCTACGGCCCCGGCGTCGAGCGCAGCTTCCTGCACCGCGCCTTCCTCGCCGCGCTCGACGGCAAGCGCGCCAGCCTCATCGGCCCCATCGACCCGCCGCACGAGTTCGTCTACGTGCCCGACGTGGGCCCCGTCGTCACCGCCCTCATGGACGAGCCCCGCGCCTATGGCCGCGCGTGGAACCTCGCCGGCGCCGGCGTCACCAGCCAGCGCGCGCTCGTGGACGAAATCTTCCGACAGGCCGGCCACCCCCCGAAGGTCATGACGATGGGGAAGGGGATGGTGCGCCTGGCGGGCCTGTTCGACCCGTTCATGCGCGAACTGGTGGAGATGCTCTACCTGCTGAAGACGCCCGTCCTCATGGACGACTCCGACCTGCGCGGCCTGCTCGGCCACGTGCACAAGACGCCCTACGCCGAGGGCATCCGCCAGACGTTGGCCGCCCTGCGAGAGCAGCGCGCCGCCAACCTCAGTCCAGCCCCCGCTGCCACAGGTCGTCCTCATCCAGCCCCATGA
- the tnpA gene encoding IS66 family insertion sequence element accessory protein TnpA, whose amino-acid sequence MSKPGEKQEWFQVAEAFETSGLTQKEFSAQRGLRLSTLQSWVYRRRRQRARKAPAVRLLPVEVAAVARESPVQLEVVLASGARLRFPVGADVEYVAQLVTALGR is encoded by the coding sequence ATGTCGAAGCCGGGTGAGAAGCAGGAGTGGTTCCAGGTCGCCGAGGCGTTCGAGACGAGCGGACTGACGCAGAAAGAGTTCTCCGCGCAGAGAGGGCTGCGGTTGAGCACGTTGCAGTCGTGGGTGTACCGGCGCCGACGCCAGCGCGCCCGGAAGGCCCCTGCGGTGCGCCTGTTGCCGGTGGAGGTGGCGGCCGTCGCGCGGGAGAGTCCCGTGCAACTCGAGGTGGTGCTGGCCAGCGGAGCCCGGCTGCGGTTCCCCGTGGGCGCCGACGTCGAGTACGTGGCCCAACTCGTCACCGCGCTGGGCAGGTGA